TGTGCCAACTGCCCTTCCTTCCACGTTGCCTAACGGCGGAGAAGCTCCAAATTACGACGATCGCGTTATAACCCACGAAATGGTTCATGCGATTATGGGGCGAACGATGAATTTTGAATCTCTGCCTACTTGGTTCGCAGAAGGAACTGCAGAATTTATTCACGGAGCTGATGAAAGAGTAGCAACGGATTTATCCCGTAAGGGTGGTGGAATAGAAGGTGCGGCAGCCATTCAAAATGCATTAGGTGATGGAACCAATAATACTTGGGTCAGTGATTCTTTGCATTACTCAGCCGCCACTATGGCAGTGCGTTACCTACATAAGCAGATTGAGGCGGCAGGTCATAGTGGCGGCATTAAAGATTTATTAACGAATTTAAAAAATAATCCGACGGAAAACCTTGATCAGGCTTTAAGCCATGTCTCTAACTACGCTAACACACATGCATTTATTACTGATTATGTAACAAATGGCAATGGAGAAAAATTTATTCACAACCTAGATATTGCGGGTGAATTTCAAAACGCAGTGAACGATGGAGATACTGGAGGAATAGGTGGAGAAGCTGCAGACAATGGCCCTGTCAGAACAGCCAAGTCAGTCATTCCAGATATTTATGATCCTACGAATACACCGTTAAAGCACTTCCATGTAATTTGGCCTGCATTAGATCCAAATATCGCCTATAATACGCAAAAGCAACTAAGTACGAATCAGAAGAATAACCCATTGAATTCTAAGGCATTTAAAAGTAAAACACTTGGTACACATATAGATGTTGCTAAATAGCGAAGTCAACGCGCACGACTGCTTTACTGAGTTATACTTTTGGTAGTTGAATTTTTGTTTTGTTCTTGAAGTCGTCTGTGTATCAACACAGGCGACTCCTTTTTTCCTCATGAATATCAAGTAAATTAGTGGCCCCCATTTCTCCTAAAGGGGATGTTTGCTATCAAAAAAATACCAGAATAAAGTTAACGTGAACGTTTATAAATTTAAAAGGGATGATTCTATGAAAAGGAAATGTATTTTAATAATCGGATTTTTATTTTTCTTCGCTTCAGTAGCATTCGCAGCTACCATTGAAAGTAGTGAAGACTATAAGGGCACAAGAACCTATTTTGTTATCGACACTGAGTCATCAAGTATCTTTAATTTCAGCAACCATTACCAATTAATCACAATATTTAGCTCGGTCTATGAGAAAGGTAGTACCATCGCGTTAGAAAATTTTACGTTACAATATGATACGTCTCAGTATGATGTCATATCCATTCGCCCCATGATAAAATTCAATGTAAACGGGAAGAGTTGGGAAATAACATCGGCATCTTCTGGTACTTTTACTAGCGACGGTATCGCTCAATTTACCTGGCTTCTTCCTGGTTCTCTAATCCAAGCTTTACTAGACACGAAAAAAGATGTTTCCGTAAAATTTTTTTATATTACATCTGAAGGGGAGCGCTTTAGAGATTATACTATACCTTACAAAATCATTGCATCTGTGCAAAACATGTATTTACAAAAAGTAGAACCCATAAATTCCGTATTGGTAAAATAAACTAGTAATTTTCTGAAGAAAACCACACTTTAAATGTCACTTTCTTTCCTTGTGACCTGGATGACTGAAAGATAATAGCGCCAGAAGGCAAGGCTTTAACAGAAAAATTTTACTCTGGTGGACCTGTTTCTTCAAGAGGCGGGTCTTCTTTTTGTTGCGGCATATCATTAAACTTAAAAATTCTATTCATATCGTATTGCAAGAAAAAATATCAAAATTATGTAAATAAATCAATAAATTAATAAATCAATTAATCAAATTAAATTTAAATGGGTTTCAAATCATCATATTATATAATATGCCTTAATTATTTAGTGCATTCTTTTACAAAATTCTTCAACAAATTACAATAAACTACAATAAATAGGGAGGGAGACAATGTTTATGTTATGTTAAGCAAAGAAAAGACAATGATATGTATTATTTGTTTTTGTTGCATTTTATTTGATATGAATATTGGAACTTGCTCAACGAATGTCGATACTTGTTCAATTTATGAAGAAACATTGTGGATCAGTTTAGATGTTACGCCGGAGCAGAGAAAACAAATTGACGAAATCATTGGAGAAGCAGGTCATGATGTAAAAAATATTCAAAAAAAATCCGTAATCACCAATATGTTTGACATTATGGAGTATGAAAGTCTTCTTAATGACAGACGATCACGCGTAAATGACGATATCATGCAAGTACTGTCTGTAGAACAACAAAACATATTTGACAGCCAGTTAAAAAAGCAACGGCAATTACAAAACATATCAACGGCAGGGTTACTCAATTTAGACTTTTCTGAGAAACAAGAGTTATTAGTTATTCAATCTTTAATGCTCTCACAAAAACAAGTTTGGTCTATTGTTTCAGATAAATCACTCTCATGGGAAGTCAGAAGAAAGAAATTAAACAATATCAATATATTTGCAAATTTAACTCCCTTACTGACTAAAACACAATTAAATGCTTTAAGCTTATGGGGCCAATCACTAAAACTTCTTCAGCGTCAACAGTTATAATGAAATTTATAAGATGAGGTGCGTGTTAATATATATGGAAATGGCATTGGCTTTTCCTAAAGTAAACAAAACAGCGATACTTTGCCCTGGTGCTATGCTTGGGGAAAATGTTGAAATTGGTCATGGCACTATCATTGGGAAAAACGTTATTATCGGAAATGGTACTAAAATTGGGGCATACGCGGTTATCGATGGTCAGACAACGATAGGAAAAAACTGCGTTATTCATTCACATGTATCCATTGGTTCTGAATCGTCAAATCCAAATTTTAAGGATCAGCAAGGTTCTGTCAGAATAGGTAATAATACACAAATTCGTGAATATGTTACGATTACTAGATCTATTGGAAGTGGACAAGAAACACAGATTGGCTCGAATTGTCTATTATCAGCCTATAGTCATGTTTCTCACAATTGTATTATTGGAAACTCTGTGATCATGTCGAATGCTGTAAATCTTGCAGAGTACGTGACCATTGAGGATCGTGCAACAATCGGCGGGATAACAACTATTCATAGCTATGTAAAAATCGGAAGGGGCGTTATGGTAGGCGGTATTTCTAAAGTCGTTGAAAATATACCCCCTTTTCTTATGGTTAGTGGTAATCCGGTAAAAGCTTTTGGCCTTAATAATATTGGTATGAAACGCGCAGGTATTATTGAAAAAAATCGCCGAATTTTAAAGAAAGCTTATAAAATTTTGTACTTTTCTGGACTGGAACTTTCTCATGCCATAGAACTATTAGAGCAACAACCTATTTTGTGTGAAGAGCTGGAATGTTTCATGACATTTTTACACAATAATCATGGCGGTATTTGTAGCGTAGCCCATGAATCAAAGACCAATTTAAAACAAGCTAATGGGTAAAATACTATTTGTTTTAAATTGGTAAATATAATTGTGCTTGATCTTTCCGAACGATCAGAAATTATCTTAAATAATAATTCCGACTTTTGCAAGATGAACTCAGATAGCTGAGTTCATCTTGCAAAAGTACAACAGCATACTGGTATGCTGTTTTGGATAAAGTTTATTAATGACAAGTGCAACTCGATGATATTCGTAATGTTGGCTCGGCATGGTATTACTCTCGAAATATTTCCGGACAGTATTGCGAGAAATGCCAAGTCCGTTCCTACAATAGATATTTACATATCTATTGCAAAGGATTGGAAATTAAGCTGCTCCGGTTTTCGTGAGCAACAACAATCTTTTTGGCTCACTTTTATAATAGCATTTATACATCTATATAGTTGATCTGACCGGTAGGGTGTGTATAGATCTTTAGCACGTTTTTATAGTAATGGAGAGGTGTGAACATGAAAATTCTTTTAGTAGAAGACGAAGAGTGTTTGTTAGAAGCGGTATCCCATATTTTGAGGGAAAAAGGTTATAAAGTTGATCAAGCGGTGAATGGGGATAAAGGCTTAGACATGGCGCTCAAAGGTGACTATGATATTTTAATTGTAGACTATATGCTTCCCAAACGGGATGGCATGTCGCTCTTGCGGGAATTCCGTAGTTCCAATTTGGACACGCCTGTCGTTTTTTTAACGGCAAGAGATGCCCCCGAAGATCGTGTCAAAGCTCTAGACGCGGGGGCGGATGATTATATTGTTAAACCTTTTTCTGTAGATGAGTTGCTTGCTCGTCTTCGTGTTTTAACTCGTCGGAAAAATCAAAATCTGTTAAATGAAAAAGTGGAAGCAGCTGGTTGGATATTAGAGCCCCTATCAGGTCGGGTAACAAAGGGTACGGAACATATTACACTGACTGTCAAAGAGTCATCACTCCTAGAATTGTTAATGCGTAATTATGGTATCGTGTTGAGCAAAGAGCGTATTTTGGAAAGAGTCTGGGGTTATTATTCGGATATTGCAATAGATAATGTTAATCTCTATATTTACTATCTTCGCAAAAAATTGGGTGCGCGCTATATTAAAACGGTGCGAGGCTTTGGCTATTGTCTGAAAGCTGACAGTAATGTATGCCAAGCCGAATTTTGTCAACCTAAGCGCAAATCCATGAAAAAATAGTTAAGGACGTAAGTGCAACAAACCCGCAAGCAGAGGAGGCTTTTCTAAATGAAAAAAATAATTTTAAACCTGATCACTACTTTCTATATTTACAATCTTCGCAAAAAGTTGGGTGCACGTTATATTAAAACAGTGCGAGGCTTTGGCTATTGTCTGCAAGCTGACAGTAATGTATGCCAAGCCGAATTTTGTCAATCTAAGCGCAAATCTATAAAAAATAATTAAGCGCGTAAGTGCAAAAACCTAAAGAAATTTATAAAGAAATAGCAAAAATATAAAGAAAGGATGATTTCGTGATGAATAAAATAGCTGGATTAATAATTATCTTACTTATTATGGCATCTACTATTTGCTTGGCTAGTCCATTGACTGACTATTCTTTAGGAAAAGTATCAATCAACGTAAACTTTGGAACTCCGAGTCTAACTTCTAATAATTGGAGTTCGACGGCAAATCTGAATCCCAGTTATAATGTTACAGCAGGTATGGGATTTGGATTTGCCGGGCAATACATTTATAATGATTTCAAACCAAAAACTCCCAACGGCATCCGCGAAATCAGAGCACAGCAAATCAATCTACTTACTAATCAAGTGAATAAATTTGGCAATATCTCAGCTTTTATAGGAGAATCTAAGACTCAAATAATTGGTGATATCGCGAAAAATGGTATAGTTGCAGGTCTTGTATGTACTGTACCTATTATGCCAAACACTCACGCCTATGCTACTGTAAGTACTGGTACCTATGTGGATAGCTATGAAATGGGTATTGGATATACTTTCGCTCAAAATATTGAACTTAACTTGGACTACCGCAACGCAAACTATAAAGGATTGACCTCTGATGATATTACTGTAAAGGGGCCTTACGGTGGACTTGTCTACAATTTTTAGTTTATTTATGAATAGTTGATTTTACTTAAAGAGGAGATAAATTTGAAACGTATCCAGCTTTCTTTCTTGTTTTGCATTCTGCTGATGTTCAATTTAATTACGATTGTACATGCTAAATCATCATTAGCAAATGGATTTCAGGGCTTAGTTTGGGGACAAACCTTGAATGATTTTTCAGAAAAGAATAGTATGCAGGACGTATCTGTACCATTACGAGGCAAGGAATTAGGGAAGGACGAATTCGCATATAAACGATTTAATCATGATAATGTCATTGGTGGAGTTAGTTCGTTCGATATTTTCTATTTCTTTTGGCAAAATAAATTTGAAGCTGTTAGTGCTTATAGTCAAGGCTATGATAAATTTGATGAATTAGCTGAATTTATTAAAAAGAGACTGGGAAATCCAACCTTGATAGAAACTAATCCATGTTTTAATCGATTGGTTTGGAGAACTGCGAGAGCTGAAATAGTCTTGACAATATCAGGGGATGAACATTTAGTTCAATTTTACATGAAATCGCTCATAGTAGAAAAGGAAAAAAAATGTTACGAACAAACAGATAAGCCTACCCCATACAGCGGATGGTAAACTTTATTGATTTGTGAAATAACGCACAGACAGAGGAGGCTTTTCTAAATGAAAAAAATAATATTAAGTTTGATCGTATTTCTTTTTATGAATGGCAGCAATGGTTTTGCAGCTCCCATCAATACCCTGGATCAAGGACAGATGTCTATCGGTATCGTAGGTGGAAATACCACCAATTGTTACTATCTTGAAAATAAGGTTTCAAATAATGTAACGATAGGAATTCAATCTATCAATAGTGATATTGATTTTTATGGACGAATAGCTCTTTCTAATGGATTAAGTTCAGATAATCCAAGCAATTCGAGTGGCGTTCCGCAACTAATCATTGGCAGCAGAGACTTAAAGACTGGGGCCACAACCTATGGAGGTGTGGGTATTACAGTTCCTTTGGCTGAAGGATTGGACGCTTATACATCTCTGATTGCTGGATCAAATCTTCAAGAATTCCAGTTGGGAGCTACTAGTAAAATATCAGATTCTGTATCTCTTAATTTCAATTATCGCAATGTAAGGCATAATGGTACGAAAAATGGTGTTGGTATTGGTTTAGACTGCCGCATTTAAGGCGTATTAGGTTTAATTCTAAACTTATATCTATGATTAGTCCCAAGAAAGGATAGAGGGATTAGGTGAAATCCGATCGTAAAGCATTCTTGAAATATTTTTAGTAAAGAGGGGTACAATTATGTCTATTAACATTGTTATTGCTGATGATCATGTGCTGCTAAGGCAGAGTATCAAAAGTGTCCTGGAATTAGAACCTGATATGCGTGTTGTCGGTGAAGCAGCTGACGGAGAAGAGACGATGATAATAGTTCAGGGAAAAAAACCAGACATTGTTTTGCTTGATATGAATATGCCAAAATTCAATGGTCTTGAAGTGACGAAGCTATTAATGCTGTCACACTCACGAAGCAAAGTGATTATTTTAACAATTAATAGTGATGAAAATGATGTGTTGGAATTGATCGAAGCCGGCGCTTCCGGCTATCTATTAAAAGATATTGAATCAGGAATGCTTGTCCGGGTCATTCGAACGGTGTATGAGGGGAAATCTTTTATTTACCCGGACTTGGGCTAAACAATTAAATTCTTTTTTTCCTGACATGGCAAGACCTTCTAGCTCGGATAATACTACGCTAGAAACTGATTCATTCACCAATAACCTATGTTCCTTATAGTAGCATAGGTGTTTTTTTTTTTGCAAATATCGAGCAGTTCAAAGACGAATATTGTATGAATAGTAAAAAAGCTGGAAGAAATGTAATTGTTTGTCTGGTAAACAAGGAATTTTTTGGGATGACAGCGAATTATAATAGCAGAATAAATAGATAATTAATTATCGAATAGGATAATCACGATAAAAGGAGTGATATAAAAATGGAGTTAACGAATCTGTCTGTACATCAGGATGAGTTAAAGTTTTTAAAGTCTTTTTTAAATATTGCTATTTTATCCTATGAAGATGGAGCCTCTTTTTTTATTACCGATTTGAACCAAGTAATTTTTAAGCTGGAGAATAAGTTCACTATTCAGGGGATGGAAGTAGGTGCCCCATTTAGTCAAAGTGGACCTGCAGCTCAGACCATAGCAGCCGGAAAAGTCGTTTCTGTGCGTATTGCGCGCAATGTTTACGGCGTTCGTCTGTTCGCTGTCGCGGGACCTATCTGGAATGAGAGCGATACAGAAATTGTCGGTGCCTGGGTTTTGACAGTTCCCCGTCAGCATAAAATTGTGAATGCTTTTGATTCATTTGCACCTGTATTGGCAGACTTATTGCCTGAAGGTGGATTTTTATATGTAGCAGATAAAGAAAAATTTGTAAAAAGGCAAGCATCATCTAAGTTTGATATGCCTAATTTGCAAGTGGGTGCGCAGGTTAGGACGGGGAGCACAGCTGATGAGGCTGTGAAACAAAAAAAATCTATTTTACAAGAAGTGGATGAGTCTGT
This region of Pelorhabdus rhamnosifermentans genomic DNA includes:
- a CDS encoding flagellinolysin, whose protein sequence is MAVLIQKFSKTSTRMETSIRNKDGSSDSLLNQNKQDSNTGQDFDLKEKLNSVDAVTLEIPENIIKQHQISTQQSTAIQEGRSSPQRETVNSNPSFALSLAQDDQNIINCLKDDWLEEAEDVISQRYGLTGDGSDLSVVLENNPEAYLASTNFEFGSDGKAYNESLHVVVPTALPSTLPNGGEAPNYDDRVITHEMVHAIMGRTMNFESLPTWFAEGTAEFIHGADERVATDLSRKGGGIEGAAAIQNALGDGTNNTWVSDSLHYSAATMAVRYLHKQIEAAGHSGGIKDLLTNLKNNPTENLDQALSHVSNYANTHAFITDYVTNGNGEKFIHNLDIAGEFQNAVNDGDTGGIGGEAADNGPVRTAKSVIPDIYDPTNTPLKHFHVIWPALDPNIAYNTQKQLSTNQKNNPLNSKAFKSKTLGTHIDVAK
- the lpxA gene encoding acyl-ACP--UDP-N-acetylglucosamine O-acyltransferase, whose protein sequence is MEMALAFPKVNKTAILCPGAMLGENVEIGHGTIIGKNVIIGNGTKIGAYAVIDGQTTIGKNCVIHSHVSIGSESSNPNFKDQQGSVRIGNNTQIREYVTITRSIGSGQETQIGSNCLLSAYSHVSHNCIIGNSVIMSNAVNLAEYVTIEDRATIGGITTIHSYVKIGRGVMVGGISKVVENIPPFLMVSGNPVKAFGLNNIGMKRAGIIEKNRRILKKAYKILYFSGLELSHAIELLEQQPILCEELECFMTFLHNNHGGICSVAHESKTNLKQANG
- a CDS encoding response regulator transcription factor codes for the protein MKILLVEDEECLLEAVSHILREKGYKVDQAVNGDKGLDMALKGDYDILIVDYMLPKRDGMSLLREFRSSNLDTPVVFLTARDAPEDRVKALDAGADDYIVKPFSVDELLARLRVLTRRKNQNLLNEKVEAAGWILEPLSGRVTKGTEHITLTVKESSLLELLMRNYGIVLSKERILERVWGYYSDIAIDNVNLYIYYLRKKLGARYIKTVRGFGYCLKADSNVCQAEFCQPKRKSMKK
- a CDS encoding winged helix-turn-helix domain-containing protein, producing MKKIILNLITTFYIYNLRKKLGARYIKTVRGFGYCLQADSNVCQAEFCQSKRKSIKNN
- a CDS encoding outer membrane beta-barrel protein is translated as MNKIAGLIIILLIMASTICLASPLTDYSLGKVSINVNFGTPSLTSNNWSSTANLNPSYNVTAGMGFGFAGQYIYNDFKPKTPNGIREIRAQQINLLTNQVNKFGNISAFIGESKTQIIGDIAKNGIVAGLVCTVPIMPNTHAYATVSTGTYVDSYEMGIGYTFAQNIELNLDYRNANYKGLTSDDITVKGPYGGLVYNF
- a CDS encoding response regulator; this encodes MSINIVIADDHVLLRQSIKSVLELEPDMRVVGEAADGEETMIIVQGKKPDIVLLDMNMPKFNGLEVTKLLMLSHSRSKVIILTINSDENDVLELIEAGASGYLLKDIESGMLVRVIRTVYEGKSFIYPDLG